In the genome of candidate division WOR-3 bacterium, the window TGCGTTATTTAAAGAAAACTGCGAATCAAATCTTTTAAGGCCATAAGTCGCAACGACACCCGAATGCGGACCGCCCAGTTCCGGCATTTTACCAGTCTTTATATTGTCAATAAATTCAAGCCTTCTTTTCAGATTCCATTCTATGAATTCTTTATTCGCTTCAATAAGATTATATACCTGCCATTTTCCATCAATCTTTGCTTTAATCTTCCCTGAATTATATAAAGAAAGGTCCACCGACTTCTGAACAAATTTACCATTCTGCCAGAAGTTCTTTTTTGAATGTTCCCATTTACCGGCCCATAAAAATTTAGGTAAACTTTTAAAAGATAAAAAAGTGCTTATAAAAAAACCAAGTGATTTAAGAAAATTTCTCCTTGTCATTTATTACCTCCTGTGTTTTTCTTCCATCATTTTTAAAAATTTTCTAACAATATCAGGATCAAGTCTCGTTCCACTAAAGGATTTAATCGCTTCCATGGCCCCTTCATTAGAAAACGGCTTGCGATAAGAACGAATAGTTGTCATTGCATCATAAACATCGCAGACCGCAAGAATCCTTGATTCTAAAGGAATCTCATCCCCTTTCAAACCATCTGGATAACCTGTACCATCATAATTCTCGTGGTGATGTCTTATTATCGGCACAACACCTTTTAGACCCTCAATCTGTTCAAGCATCTTTGCTCCTTCAACTGGATGCCTTTTGATTTCAGAAAATTCAAATTCATCAAGCGCACCCGGTTTATTCAATATCGCTTCACTTATCCCAATTTTCCCTATATCATGCAGTAGACAAGCCCAGTAAAGTAATTTCTTTCTACCATCAGCAATTTCAATTTTGTCTGCCAACTTCATTGCCAGTTCGGTCACCCGTTCGGAATGTCCACGGGTATACGAATCTTTCACTTCCATCGCCAGAACAAATGCCTTTATCGTCTCCGCGTAACTTTTTTCTATTTCTTCGTAAAGGATCGCATTCTCAAGAAATGTCGCAATTCTGTGGGCAATATCATCAAGCAGATCTATCGTCATCAAATCAAAACGATCTTTAAGCTTGCTCTGAAAATCTATCACCCCCAGAATCTTTGCCCCTGAAATAAGCGGGATTGCTATTTCCGATCTTACACCTTCAATTGCTGAAACATATCTATCATCTTTTTCTACATCTGCCACATATATCAATCGCTTTGTCTTCATTGCTTCACCAACAATGCCACGATTTAATGGTACGTATTCAAATCCGGGTTTTATCTTGACATTGGGAGTTATTGCCTTTATTTCAAGTCTCTCATTTTTTTCATCCGGAATTAATATCGTGGTTATAAGGTTTCCCAAAGCCGAATCAATCAAATTTACTGCAGTCTTCAATAGTTCTTCAATACTCAATATACTGCTGATGTGATACTCAATTTGATAAAGCAAGGTTAAATCATTAATCGCCTTATTCAATTGTTCAAATAAACGTGCATTATAAATTGCAATTGCAGATTGTCCTGCCATAAGTTTTAAAAACTTAACCACGCTGTTCGTAAAGATATTCTTTCTATATTTGTCCCAGCACATTATAATACCAAGGAAATTATCTCTAATCATAAGGGGAAGTGCGATAAAAGAATCGACCTCCATATCCGACGACAAATTGGCTCTGTTAAACTTCTTTAATAATTTCTTATATTCTGCGGTCAACATAACTTTCTTTTGTCTATAAATTTCAGAAAGAATCATTGAATTATTAATACTTACTGTTGGGTGTTTATCTACACGTTTTCCATTGTGAATAAAAAACACCGGGTTCAAACTATGCCTTTCCTGGTCATAAAGATCAATCCTTAAATTTCTTACCCTGACAATTCGCTTTACCTGTTCGTACATTTTATTGTAAAGTCTTTCCGGATTTAACTCTGTGGCGACAATCCGATTTATGTCATCCACCATTTTTAATCCATGTACCTCATCACTCATGGTTTTAAGAACTGCATAACTATGAAGACAAATTCCAAGCATCCGCAATTCTTTGTTTATTTTTGCTATCTGTTTAGCATTTAATTTTTTCTTCGGGAATTGAACGATCAATAAACCAATAATATCTCCATTGAATTTGACCGGGAAAAACAGAATCCTGCCCGGAATATTATCAAATAGTTTATATTCATTCTTTTTGTTCAGAGAAAAAAACTTTTTTGAAAATTTTGGAATAGGCATGTCTCTGCCCAATTTTAATATTTCAGCATTTTTTAAATTTATATTTTTACCAACGGCAATTAAACGGTGCAATAATTTTGTTTTTAGATCATAAGTATATATAGTGATGCTTTTTGCACCTGATTTTTCAATAAAATAGCGTGCAATTTCATTGAGATATCGCTGGACCTCTCTCAATGATGCCCGCTGAAAATTCATTTGGTTATTATATTTAAATACACTTAAATGTCAAGCAGAAAAATTATGCTTGACAAGGACAAAAATTTATAGATAATTGAACTATGGTTATGCATATTGAACGCTCCCATCCCGGGAATTTGAAAATCTATATTGAAAATTTTTTAAAAGGAGCCTGTGTGTGGCTATAAAACCGAAAAAAAATGATAAGAAAATAACTACAGACAAAGAATCCAGTTCAGTTTTAAACTCAGTTATAAGCGACCTGCAGACAGAGAAAGGCTATGCAGTGTTCGCCGTAGGTAATGAATTTTATTGCATTGACCTTGATACCATATTTGAGATTTTGCACGATTTTGCTATAGTGCCGGTCTCACATCTACCAAAATATTTTGAAGGAGTTATAAATTTAAGGGGAGAATCAATTCCCGTGGTCAATTTAAAAAATCTCCTAAATATCAGTTCAGCAATAACCAATTTTCAGGTGTGCATAGTTATCACATCCGGTGGTGAAAAAACAGGATTTCTGGTAGATTCAGACATAGAAATAATAAAATCTTCTGAATGCCAGTCGTTTGCCCTGCCTGATTGTTTTAATGCAGAAGAACAAAAATTTCTTGATGGAATAATTGAATATAAAGGAAGGTTGATTGGAATCATAAAATTAAACCAAGCCTTAAAAACGCTCACGGAATGGAGGTTAAAAAATGAAAATAAATAAAAATTTGTTTCCCTTTTTGGGTTTTTTAATTCAGGCTTTTATTTTTTTACCGGTTGCCCGAAAATTAATGTTAGTTCAAGGTAACTACACCGTTTATTTAATCATTATTGCCATAAACCTTTTCTACAATCTGTTTTTCGGATTTAAACACTCCGCAAAAAGAATCTTTCAATTCTTTTTCTTTACCACACTTTTGGGATTTATAATTTCGGGATTGCTTTACCATCATTATTCTGATACATTACTGTCGCTTTCTGTTTATGGTTTGATTGCAGCCTTATTTGCAGGTATAATCCAGTACCACCTCAAAAAGCTCCTGTTTGAAAAAGAAGAAAGCAGTTATCATTTTGGTCTGGAAATAATCCTTTCCTTTTTTGCACCGTCTGCATATATGCTCAGTCTGTTTTCACCCCTATCACTTATCCAATCAATA includes:
- a CDS encoding HD domain-containing phosphohydrolase, with product MNFQRASLREVQRYLNEIARYFIEKSGAKSITIYTYDLKTKLLHRLIAVGKNINLKNAEILKLGRDMPIPKFSKKFFSLNKKNEYKLFDNIPGRILFFPVKFNGDIIGLLIVQFPKKKLNAKQIAKINKELRMLGICLHSYAVLKTMSDEVHGLKMVDDINRIVATELNPERLYNKMYEQVKRIVRVRNLRIDLYDQERHSLNPVFFIHNGKRVDKHPTVSINNSMILSEIYRQKKVMLTAEYKKLLKKFNRANLSSDMEVDSFIALPLMIRDNFLGIIMCWDKYRKNIFTNSVVKFLKLMAGQSAIAIYNARLFEQLNKAINDLTLLYQIEYHISSILSIEELLKTAVNLIDSALGNLITTILIPDEKNERLEIKAITPNVKIKPGFEYVPLNRGIVGEAMKTKRLIYVADVEKDDRYVSAIEGVRSEIAIPLISGAKILGVIDFQSKLKDRFDLMTIDLLDDIAHRIATFLENAILYEEIEKSYAETIKAFVLAMEVKDSYTRGHSERVTELAMKLADKIEIADGRKKLLYWACLLHDIGKIGISEAILNKPGALDEFEFSEIKRHPVEGAKMLEQIEGLKGVVPIIRHHHENYDGTGYPDGLKGDEIPLESRILAVCDVYDAMTTIRSYRKPFSNEGAMEAIKSFSGTRLDPDIVRKFLKMMEEKHRR
- a CDS encoding chemotaxis protein CheW, coding for MAIKPKKNDKKITTDKESSSVLNSVISDLQTEKGYAVFAVGNEFYCIDLDTIFEILHDFAIVPVSHLPKYFEGVINLRGESIPVVNLKNLLNISSAITNFQVCIVITSGGEKTGFLVDSDIEIIKSSECQSFALPDCFNAEEQKFLDGIIEYKGRLIGIIKLNQALKTLTEWRLKNENK